A window from Sulfurovum sp. TSL1 encodes these proteins:
- a CDS encoding helix-turn-helix transcriptional regulator, giving the protein MLDMQQKIKIFKALGNETRFLIFKNIFTGGYTCSLDKKDPNVTVSAHATCVSTIAEHFDFSLPTISKHLKELREANIVTMEKKGNKIYIEPNIETIRELGECFTTLVENFEENRELFFGDVVVS; this is encoded by the coding sequence ATGTTGGATATGCAGCAAAAGATTAAAATCTTCAAAGCACTGGGAAACGAAACACGTTTTTTAATTTTTAAAAATATCTTTACGGGTGGGTACACATGTTCATTGGATAAAAAAGATCCAAATGTTACAGTCAGTGCACATGCTACGTGTGTAAGTACTATCGCTGAACACTTTGACTTTTCTTTACCTACTATCTCAAAACATTTAAAAGAGTTACGTGAAGCCAATATTGTCACAATGGAGAAAAAAGGAAATAAGATTTATATAGAACCAAATATTGAAACTATAAGAGAATTAGGAGAGTGCTTTACAACCCTTGTAGAAAACTTTGAGGAGAATCGTGAACTCTTTTTTGGGGATGTTGTCGTAAGTTAA
- the rpsR gene encoding 30S ribosomal protein S18 yields MAERRKFKKRFCKYCEMKVDFIDYKDLGQLKFSLSERFKIMPRRLTGNCKRHQELVTGAIKRARQTALIPYIVDRKNVVENPFENVK; encoded by the coding sequence ATGGCAGAAAGAAGAAAATTCAAAAAAAGATTTTGTAAATATTGTGAAATGAAAGTAGACTTTATAGACTACAAAGACTTGGGACAACTTAAATTCTCACTAAGTGAGAGATTTAAAATTATGCCAAGAAGACTCACTGGTAACTGTAAAAGACACCAAGAGCTTGTAACAGGCGCAATCAAAAGAGCTAGACAAACAGCACTTATTCCTTATATCGTAGATAGAAAAAATGTTGTTGAAAATCCATTTGAAAACGTAAAATAG
- a CDS encoding sulfurtransferase yields the protein MKNLMKKMAVIMATTTMMFALEVPTDHLVSTDWLAKHINDENLVIIDTREAKDYNKGHIEGAVNYPKEIYFQGKLGTVMELPSTPAQMQEMLQNAGVTDESAIVFYSGGKNSVDFADAASGLWNSWIYGLQNVALLNGGYAKWIYEKRSTTTKLPTITKGDIELETYDKSAVASINDIFEAIYDEDKQIADARVGKFYRGEDTREDLARHGRIPTAKLTPMIRYVKDSGKYFAFLDKNETKQILYNNGFGVELDKPLNLYCNSGHKTRGLWFVAKFLAEMKDVKVYDGGIIEYSRSNMPMETGEPMD from the coding sequence ATGAAAAACTTAATGAAAAAAATGGCAGTGATCATGGCGACGACAACAATGATGTTTGCATTGGAAGTGCCAACAGACCATTTAGTCTCAACAGATTGGTTGGCAAAACATATAAATGATGAGAATTTAGTCATCATAGACACAAGAGAGGCTAAGGATTATAATAAAGGGCATATTGAAGGAGCAGTAAACTATCCAAAAGAAATATATTTTCAAGGCAAGTTGGGAACAGTAATGGAGCTTCCCAGCACCCCTGCACAAATGCAAGAGATGTTGCAAAATGCAGGTGTGACAGACGAGTCTGCCATTGTTTTTTACAGTGGGGGAAAGAATAGTGTAGATTTTGCAGATGCTGCAAGTGGACTATGGAACAGTTGGATATATGGATTACAAAATGTAGCACTGCTGAATGGCGGATATGCAAAGTGGATTTATGAAAAAAGATCAACGACCACTAAGTTACCAACCATTACTAAAGGTGATATAGAGCTTGAAACCTATGATAAAAGTGCCGTTGCTTCTATCAATGATATTTTTGAAGCTATATACGATGAGGATAAACAAATTGCAGATGCAAGAGTAGGAAAATTTTATAGAGGTGAAGACACTCGAGAAGATTTAGCAAGGCACGGAAGAATACCAACAGCAAAACTGACACCAATGATCAGATATGTAAAAGATAGTGGCAAATATTTTGCATTTTTGGATAAAAATGAAACAAAACAAATATTATACAATAATGGATTTGGTGTTGAACTTGATAAACCTTTAAATTTATATTGTAATTCGGGTCATAAAACGAGAGGATTATGGTTTGTTGCAAAGTTTTTAGCTGAAATGAAAGATGTAAAAGTTTATGATGGTGGAATCATTGAGTATTCAAGAAGTAATATGCCGATGGAGACTGGTGAACCAATGGACTGA
- a CDS encoding ABC transporter ATP-binding protein, whose amino-acid sequence MGEQKFLHLENIEKRFPIPGKEDYIAVTGVDMVIKKNEIISIIGHSGCGKSTLLNMISGLDGQTEGHIFLQGKEVKSPGPDRAVVFQNHSLLPWLSVYKNIEMAVKQVMPELNKQELQERVEKFITMVNLDQAKDKLPDEISGGMKQRVGIARALAIKPKVLLMDEPFGALDSLTRANLQEHLMRIQQNVQNTVIIITHDVDEAVLLSDRVIMMTNGPEATIGEILEVNLSRPRKRVELQHDPEYIRCREAILSFLYEKFAKEDE is encoded by the coding sequence ATGGGTGAACAAAAGTTTTTACATTTAGAAAATATCGAAAAAAGATTTCCGATTCCGGGCAAAGAGGATTATATCGCTGTGACCGGTGTAGATATGGTCATCAAAAAGAATGAGATCATCTCTATCATCGGACACAGCGGGTGTGGTAAATCTACACTGCTCAATATGATCTCCGGTTTGGACGGCCAGACAGAAGGCCATATATTTTTACAGGGTAAAGAGGTCAAAAGTCCGGGACCTGATCGTGCAGTGGTGTTTCAAAACCATTCATTGCTTCCATGGCTAAGCGTCTATAAAAATATAGAAATGGCAGTGAAGCAGGTCATGCCTGAGCTCAATAAGCAGGAGCTTCAGGAGAGGGTTGAAAAGTTTATTACCATGGTCAACCTTGATCAGGCCAAAGATAAACTGCCTGATGAGATCAGTGGGGGTATGAAACAGCGTGTAGGTATTGCAAGAGCACTTGCGATCAAACCTAAAGTCCTTTTGATGGATGAACCTTTCGGTGCATTGGATTCATTGACCCGTGCCAACTTGCAGGAGCATCTCATGCGGATACAGCAAAATGTACAGAACACGGTCATTATCATTACACATGATGTGGATGAAGCGGTACTGCTCAGTGACAGGGTGATCATGATGACAAACGGCCCTGAAGCTACGATCGGGGAAATACTCGAGGTCAATCTTTCCCGCCCCAGAAAGAGGGTAGAACTTCAACATGATCCTGAATATATCAGATGTAGAGAAGCCATACTCAGCTTTCTATATGAAAAATTTGCCAAGGAGGATGAATAA
- a CDS encoding DUF302 domain-containing protein: MLEALMKLLLSKKKLFEMMTYKVESTKEIFEVVGVVEPACEKYNFALLHHYVYHEVVKDKGFPIKRKVYIYEVCQAKVAALVLTEEAQFAPFMPCRVAIYEDESNVVISTQNMQMLLDTLDKNTDLYVQTNTLFNTLKSLMKDLK; the protein is encoded by the coding sequence ATGTTGGAAGCGTTAATGAAGCTTTTGCTCAGTAAAAAAAAGTTGTTTGAGATGATGACCTATAAAGTTGAAAGCACAAAAGAGATATTTGAGGTAGTTGGTGTGGTTGAACCTGCATGTGAAAAATATAATTTTGCTCTTTTGCACCATTATGTGTATCATGAAGTTGTTAAAGATAAAGGCTTTCCAATTAAAAGGAAAGTATATATTTATGAGGTATGTCAAGCCAAGGTTGCAGCACTGGTATTAACAGAAGAGGCACAATTCGCACCTTTTATGCCATGTCGGGTTGCCATCTATGAAGATGAATCCAATGTAGTGATTTCAACACAAAATATGCAAATGCTACTAGATACACTAGATAAAAACACCGATCTTTATGTGCAGACAAATACACTGTTTAACACATTAAAATCACTAATGAAGGATCTAAAATAA
- a CDS encoding transposase, with amino-acid sequence MSDRNITALYSSASVHDSSLALPLINQSSQKINYLYDLADAAYDNTIIKNFSELHNHRPIIDINPKNSKKLKVKIALDKSEKKILSALNLYNNSDDLHYNQRSSVERVNAYLKDSYGCSKIYYQGAQKVASVFAFAVLSVCITQSLKLVT; translated from the coding sequence ATCAGTGATAGGAATATCACAGCACTATACTCTTCTGCATCTGTACATGACAGTTCATTAGCACTACCTTTGATTAACCAGAGTAGCCAAAAAATTAACTACTTGTATGATCTGGCTGATGCAGCGTATGATAACACTATTATAAAGAACTTTTCCGAACTTCATAACCATAGACCCATTATTGATATTAACCCAAAGAACTCCAAAAAACTCAAAGTAAAAATAGCTTTAGACAAAAGTGAAAAGAAGATATTGAGTGCACTGAACCTCTATAATAACTCTGATGACCTACATTACAACCAGCGAAGCAGTGTTGAAAGAGTCAATGCCTATTTGAAAGACAGCTATGGATGCAGTAAGATCTACTATCAAGGTGCACAAAAGGTAGCTTCTGTGTTTGCCTTTGCTGTGTTGTCTGTTTGTATAACGCAGTCTTTGAAGCTTGTTACTTAA
- the ntrB gene encoding nitrate ABC transporter permease: MKNEIAKKIILPMMVFFAILMVWSLIANNVEEFPTPSDTYVSAFGGINADGDEIVGVLSDPLYIENEDDKGVLWQIFASLQRVFAGFSLAILIGVPLGLFIGMSKNAQYAFDPFIQIFKPVSPLAWLPLLLFIFQDINLTAVSTIFVTSIWPIIINTALGVRNVSEDYMNVAKVLQFSPAKKITKIILPVAVPFIFTGMRLSLGIAWLVIVAAEMLTGGIGIGFWIWDEYNNLNYHHIIIGIIIVGIVGFILDLLMGIIADFFDYRKKGRA, from the coding sequence ATGAAAAATGAAATTGCCAAAAAGATCATCTTGCCTATGATGGTGTTTTTTGCCATCCTCATGGTCTGGTCATTGATCGCGAACAATGTTGAGGAGTTCCCTACCCCAAGTGACACCTATGTCTCTGCTTTTGGCGGAATAAATGCTGATGGGGATGAGATCGTCGGTGTACTTTCCGATCCTCTCTATATAGAAAATGAGGATGACAAAGGAGTCCTCTGGCAGATATTTGCTTCATTGCAGAGGGTATTTGCCGGATTTTCACTTGCTATTCTCATTGGTGTACCTTTGGGATTGTTTATCGGTATGAGTAAAAATGCACAGTATGCCTTTGATCCGTTCATTCAGATCTTTAAGCCTGTTTCACCGCTGGCATGGCTGCCACTGTTGCTTTTTATCTTCCAGGATATCAATTTGACAGCGGTCTCGACGATCTTTGTCACCTCTATCTGGCCGATCATTATCAACACTGCTTTGGGTGTACGTAATGTCAGCGAGGACTATATGAATGTCGCAAAAGTATTACAGTTCAGTCCAGCGAAAAAGATCACAAAGATCATTTTGCCCGTAGCCGTACCCTTTATCTTTACGGGGATGCGACTCTCTCTTGGGATCGCATGGCTGGTGATCGTAGCAGCAGAGATGCTGACGGGCGGTATCGGTATCGGTTTCTGGATCTGGGATGAATATAACAATCTGAATTATCATCATATCATCATCGGTATCATCATCGTAGGTATTGTCGGTTTCATACTGGATCTTCTGATGGGGATCATCGCAGATTTTTTTGACTATAGAAAAAAAGGAAGAGCATAA
- a CDS encoding CmpA/NrtA family ABC transporter substrate-binding protein, translated as MLKKALKLGLGLSLVTTALLADVEKKKLKIGFIALTDCAPIVIAKEKGFFKKYGLDVHVAKEGGGWPGIQQKVISGEYDFSHALAGMPIAATLGINGDAHLQALLSLDFNGNGITYGNNIIKEMEKYGMDQTKRPLGSESLKKYIDAKHQAEGENYQPLNFGMVHPVSTHNYELRYWMASSGIKPDEDTTIKPFPPPTMPSNLIAGNIEGYCVGEPWNERIVLKKKGSTLVTNYDIWNNNPEKVLQARADFVEKYPETTKAVIKAVIEAQMWLDESWEHRKEAAKILSKPNYVKAPVKVLEKSMTGTFQYLKGQDSEPNPMFNVFANYYAAYPFYSHGMWFITQMYRWGQLDKAVDMKEVIEKVYRPDLFAEAAKEVNYSLPPSPWKVDGVDEYNKFMDGKVYDPNKAVDYIYSFEVTNPKVSKEDLLKANNWTVATKQPDYVCPYGPAGCADPKYVK; from the coding sequence ATGTTAAAAAAAGCTTTGAAGCTCGGATTAGGTCTCTCGTTGGTCACTACTGCTCTGCTGGCAGATGTAGAAAAGAAAAAGTTGAAAATTGGGTTTATTGCACTGACAGATTGTGCCCCTATCGTGATCGCCAAAGAAAAAGGATTCTTTAAAAAATATGGTCTGGATGTGCATGTAGCCAAAGAAGGTGGGGGATGGCCGGGGATCCAGCAAAAAGTGATCAGCGGGGAGTATGACTTTTCCCATGCACTTGCAGGTATGCCGATTGCTGCAACACTTGGGATCAATGGAGATGCGCATCTGCAAGCTCTGCTCTCTTTGGATTTTAATGGGAATGGTATCACTTACGGGAATAATATCATTAAAGAGATGGAAAAGTACGGTATGGATCAGACCAAAAGACCCTTAGGGTCGGAGTCACTTAAAAAGTATATCGATGCCAAACATCAAGCAGAAGGTGAAAACTATCAACCACTGAACTTCGGCATGGTACATCCGGTTTCCACACACAACTATGAACTGAGATACTGGATGGCGAGTTCGGGGATCAAGCCTGATGAGGATACAACGATCAAACCCTTCCCGCCGCCTACTATGCCTTCAAACCTGATCGCAGGCAATATCGAAGGATATTGTGTGGGTGAACCTTGGAACGAGCGTATCGTACTCAAGAAAAAGGGTTCTACACTGGTAACCAACTATGATATTTGGAACAATAATCCTGAAAAAGTACTTCAAGCAAGGGCAGATTTCGTTGAGAAATACCCTGAGACGACCAAAGCGGTGATAAAAGCGGTCATTGAAGCACAGATGTGGCTGGATGAAAGCTGGGAACACAGAAAAGAAGCAGCGAAAATACTCAGCAAACCAAACTACGTAAAAGCACCCGTAAAAGTCCTTGAAAAATCTATGACCGGTACCTTCCAGTATCTCAAAGGACAAGACTCCGAGCCAAACCCTATGTTCAACGTTTTTGCCAATTACTATGCGGCCTACCCTTTTTATAGCCATGGAATGTGGTTCATCACTCAAATGTATCGCTGGGGACAGCTGGATAAAGCGGTGGATATGAAAGAGGTGATCGAAAAAGTCTACAGACCTGATCTTTTTGCCGAAGCGGCAAAAGAAGTGAACTACTCTCTGCCGCCTAGTCCATGGAAAGTAGACGGTGTGGATGAGTATAACAAGTTCATGGATGGAAAGGTCTATGACCCTAATAAAGCCGTCGACTATATCTATAGTTTTGAGGTCACGAATCCAAAAGTAAGCAAAGAGGATCTTTTGAAAGCAAATAACTGGACGGTTGCAACCAAACAACCCGATTACGTGTGTCCTTACGGTCCTGCAGGATGTGCAGATCCCAAGTATGTGAAATAG
- a CDS encoding alginate export family protein gives MKKTVLLSLVTSTLIMAGGSIAPVEPTVETATDIGIFHNIKFSGELRPRYEFADDNVNDEANAFTTRFALTVKTGLAGIEGLSAFGQIMAVTNFGYDEYAPEQTGYALIADPQNSRVTQAYLDYTIGDTSLRAGRQMINLDDQRFIGAVGWRQMPQTFMGYTLNNSSIENLDIMAMYVTDRYGITDALTTGTESVFLHADYKAMPELKLSAYGYLLGHQVFGSDTYGLMASGKIGVFNYIAEAATQQDASMEYESMGKPDVDAIYFRGDISTKYNGFIIGAAYESLGDADGNTHGFTTPLATLHKWQGFADVFLGYTAVSNTYGLDDLYGKVGYVSPKFGKLLAIYHTFSTQETDGVLSDDAGDELDLLYTYNFSNGLNFLAKAAFFSGETDSVIGAAQNDVTKYWVQLDYTF, from the coding sequence ATGAAAAAAACAGTACTACTTTCACTCGTGACATCAACACTTATCATGGCAGGCGGCTCCATTGCACCGGTTGAACCCACCGTTGAAACAGCAACAGATATAGGGATCTTTCACAACATAAAATTCAGCGGTGAATTGCGTCCGCGTTATGAATTTGCTGATGACAATGTGAATGATGAAGCCAATGCGTTTACCACACGTTTTGCACTCACTGTAAAGACCGGGCTTGCAGGTATTGAGGGTTTGAGTGCTTTTGGACAGATCATGGCAGTGACGAATTTCGGATATGATGAATATGCTCCAGAGCAGACGGGATATGCATTGATCGCTGATCCACAGAATTCACGTGTGACACAGGCCTATCTTGATTATACCATAGGTGATACTTCACTGCGTGCAGGACGACAGATGATCAATCTGGATGACCAGAGATTCATAGGTGCCGTAGGGTGGAGACAAATGCCTCAGACCTTTATGGGATATACCTTAAACAACAGCTCGATAGAAAACCTGGATATCATGGCCATGTATGTGACAGATCGCTATGGGATTACGGATGCACTGACTACAGGGACAGAATCTGTATTTCTTCATGCAGATTACAAAGCAATGCCGGAGCTGAAACTTTCTGCGTATGGCTATCTCTTAGGTCACCAAGTATTTGGAAGTGATACCTATGGTTTAATGGCTTCGGGAAAAATAGGGGTGTTCAACTATATTGCAGAGGCAGCTACACAGCAGGATGCAAGTATGGAATATGAAAGTATGGGGAAACCGGATGTGGATGCGATCTATTTTAGAGGTGATATCAGTACGAAGTACAACGGGTTTATTATTGGCGCAGCCTATGAATCACTGGGAGATGCAGACGGGAATACACATGGGTTCACGACACCGCTTGCAACATTGCACAAGTGGCAGGGGTTTGCAGATGTTTTCCTGGGATACACTGCCGTAAGCAATACCTACGGGTTGGATGATCTTTACGGGAAGGTAGGATATGTGAGTCCCAAATTCGGTAAACTACTTGCGATCTACCATACCTTCAGTACACAGGAGACGGACGGTGTACTCAGTGACGATGCAGGAGATGAACTGGATCTGCTCTATACGTATAATTTCTCTAATGGTCTGAACTTTCTGGCAAAAGCAGCTTTCTTCTCTGGAGAAACAGACTCTGTCATCGGTGCTGCACAAAATGATGTGACAAAGTATTGGGTACAGCTTGACTATACCTTTTAA
- a CDS encoding molybdopterin oxidoreductase family protein — protein MIKSVCGYCGVGCGLEYDEKQLIGNIAYPTNQGNLCSKGISELVSMQTPTRLLRPLMRDSLEKPFVLSDWKDTIALIAERIKKTSKEKIGFYLSGQLLTEDYYIANKLAKGFLGTNNVDTNSRTCMASAVVAYKKAIGADFVPVRMDDIFKSDLLILTGANTAEAHVVFHNQIKKSKKNGLKVVVIDPRRTDTAKIADLYLRIRPGSDIDFFNLLSKRLIDEEKYDKAFVAQHINHFELLKNKFKRVPVTKMLKRTGLTQEAFDAFWELYSESDNIMTAWTMGLNQSVQGVDKNLALLNTHLLTGKIFKEGNGPLSLTGQPNAMGGREVGGLSTMLAVHLGFDEESIQKVSKFWKTDKIDNKPGLTATEMLDADLDILIICHTDPVYHLPHRKRVEQQISKIPLVIEINAYDNSETAQYAHIRLPAAPWGEKEGTQTNLDRTITKQERLTRTSIDCKADWEIFQLLAKELGFSQAFDFDSPKEIFEEYQQMTKLNDYMDISEADYDALTYKPFVWGEKIKHFLTPDKKGNLFFVENKLKSEKTNLEFPFLLLTGRTRDQWHSGTKTNLPQTLLTHKPLNFCEIHPYDAQKLGIQNDDRIKVISKRGALVTKALITGDVHEKCIFIPISNREINYLTNDLFDRESLQPDYNHNAVKIERIG, from the coding sequence ATGATCAAATCAGTATGCGGGTATTGCGGTGTAGGGTGTGGATTGGAGTATGATGAGAAGCAGCTCATAGGGAATATAGCCTATCCTACGAATCAAGGAAATCTCTGTTCAAAAGGTATCTCGGAACTGGTAAGTATGCAGACACCTACCAGGTTGTTGAGGCCGCTTATGAGAGACTCATTGGAGAAGCCATTTGTGCTTTCTGATTGGAAAGATACGATTGCATTGATCGCGGAGCGTATCAAAAAAACCTCTAAAGAAAAGATCGGCTTTTATTTGTCCGGACAACTCTTGACAGAGGATTACTATATTGCCAATAAACTTGCAAAAGGCTTTCTTGGTACCAATAATGTGGATACCAATAGCCGTACCTGTATGGCAAGTGCAGTGGTTGCGTATAAAAAGGCGATAGGCGCAGACTTCGTGCCGGTAAGAATGGATGATATTTTCAAGTCTGATCTGCTTATATTGACAGGTGCAAATACAGCGGAAGCGCATGTGGTCTTTCATAATCAAATAAAAAAATCCAAAAAAAATGGTCTGAAAGTCGTGGTCATTGATCCAAGAAGAACAGATACTGCGAAAATCGCAGATCTTTATCTGAGGATAAGACCGGGAAGTGATATTGACTTTTTTAATCTACTGTCCAAACGCTTAATAGATGAAGAAAAATACGATAAAGCGTTTGTGGCACAACATATCAATCACTTTGAACTGCTTAAGAACAAGTTCAAACGAGTACCGGTGACCAAGATGCTCAAACGTACAGGACTGACACAAGAAGCGTTTGATGCCTTCTGGGAACTCTATAGTGAGAGTGACAACATCATGACTGCATGGACCATGGGACTCAATCAGTCCGTACAGGGTGTAGACAAAAATCTGGCACTGCTCAATACACATCTTCTTACAGGAAAGATCTTTAAAGAGGGAAATGGGCCCCTTAGCCTTACCGGGCAGCCCAATGCGATGGGGGGAAGAGAAGTGGGAGGACTCTCTACCATGTTGGCGGTACATTTAGGTTTTGATGAAGAGAGTATCCAAAAGGTATCAAAATTTTGGAAAACCGATAAGATAGACAACAAACCCGGATTGACCGCAACAGAAATGCTTGATGCGGATCTGGATATCCTGATTATCTGTCATACTGATCCTGTCTATCATCTGCCTCATAGAAAAAGAGTGGAACAGCAGATATCCAAGATCCCTTTGGTCATTGAGATCAATGCCTATGATAATTCAGAAACAGCCCAATATGCACATATCAGACTTCCTGCAGCACCCTGGGGTGAAAAAGAAGGTACGCAGACCAATCTCGACCGTACCATCACCAAACAGGAACGCCTCACCCGTACATCCATTGACTGTAAAGCGGATTGGGAAATATTTCAGCTACTGGCAAAAGAGTTAGGTTTTAGTCAGGCATTTGATTTTGACAGTCCAAAAGAGATCTTTGAAGAGTATCAACAAATGACCAAACTCAATGACTATATGGATATCTCGGAGGCAGACTATGATGCGCTTACCTACAAACCGTTTGTTTGGGGTGAAAAGATCAAACATTTTTTAACTCCGGACAAAAAAGGGAACCTGTTCTTCGTAGAAAACAAGTTAAAGAGCGAAAAGACAAATTTGGAGTTTCCATTTTTACTTTTGACAGGGAGAACAAGAGATCAGTGGCATAGTGGCACTAAAACAAATCTTCCTCAGACATTGCTAACGCACAAGCCACTGAACTTTTGTGAGATCCATCCTTATGATGCCCAAAAACTGGGTATCCAGAATGACGACAGGATCAAAGTGATCTCCAAAAGGGGAGCATTGGTCACAAAAGCACTAATCACAGGGGATGTGCATGAAAAATGTATCTTCATCCCGATAAGTAACCGTGAGATCAACTATCTTACCAATGATTTGTTTGACAGAGAATCCCTGCAGCCTGACTATAATCACAATGCTGTAAAGATAGAAAGGATAGGTTAG
- the rpsR gene encoding 30S ribosomal protein S18 gives MAERRKFKKRFCKYCESKVDYIDYKDLGLLKFSLSERFKIMPRRLTGNCKRHQELVTGAIKRARQTALIPYIVDRKNVVENPFENLK, from the coding sequence ATGGCAGAAAGAAGAAAATTCAAAAAAAGATTTTGTAAATATTGTGAATCAAAGGTAGACTATATAGACTATAAAGACTTGGGATTACTTAAATTCTCACTAAGTGAGAGATTTAAAATTATGCCAAGAAGACTCACTGGTAACTGTAAAAGACACCAAGAGCTTGTTACAGGAGCGATCAAAAGAGCTAGACAAACAGCACTTATTCCGTATATCGTAGATAGAAAGAATGTTGTTGAAAATCCATTTGAAAACCTTAAATAG
- a CDS encoding DsrE/DsrF/TusD sulfur relay family protein, which produces MITIILNHHPYDGSDVTWNALRLASTLHENGEEVNIFLMNDAVDLARDKMSKPESYDHDLVSMLKNMYEAGVSLQVCGTCNARCGLFKNEPYFDESISSTMQVLSDWVSQSKQVLTF; this is translated from the coding sequence ATGATAACGATCATACTTAACCACCATCCATATGACGGTTCAGATGTTACATGGAATGCGCTTCGTTTGGCTTCAACTCTACATGAAAATGGTGAGGAGGTAAACATTTTCTTGATGAATGATGCCGTTGATCTTGCCAGAGACAAAATGAGTAAGCCTGAAAGCTATGACCATGATTTGGTCTCTATGCTTAAAAATATGTATGAAGCCGGTGTGTCATTGCAGGTTTGCGGTACATGCAATGCACGGTGTGGATTGTTTAAAAATGAGCCTTATTTCGATGAGAGTATATCTTCTACAATGCAAGTTCTTTCTGACTGGGTAAGCCAAAGTAAACAAGTTTTAACCTTTTAG